In Vibrio sp. FE10, the following are encoded in one genomic region:
- a CDS encoding cytochrome b/b6 domain-containing protein yields the protein MKIWDLPTRLYHWLQAALFIGLAVSGFSGNGPHIYLGLALFSLILWRLIWGMIGSDTSRFSQFVSSPRSAWQYLRGRVQPKPGHNPLGAWMVVGMITTLFVQCMTGLGMAGFFDTLPYSEVIITDDVFDLFVTLHAIAARMLIAFVVLHLLAILTYKLRSKPLVLAMITGKQNQSLSTAHFGNGTQLAFSSNRKALLVLIASVLVTMAIVVMS from the coding sequence ATGAAAATTTGGGATCTACCGACTCGACTCTATCACTGGCTGCAAGCCGCTCTGTTTATTGGCCTTGCTGTATCTGGCTTTAGTGGCAATGGCCCGCACATATATTTAGGGTTAGCACTGTTTAGTTTGATTCTGTGGCGCTTGATCTGGGGAATGATTGGCAGTGATACCAGCCGTTTTTCGCAATTTGTTAGTTCTCCTCGCTCTGCTTGGCAGTACTTACGAGGCCGAGTTCAACCTAAACCGGGGCACAATCCTCTAGGTGCTTGGATGGTTGTAGGCATGATCACTACGTTGTTCGTCCAATGCATGACTGGCCTCGGGATGGCGGGTTTCTTCGACACATTGCCGTATTCAGAAGTCATCATCACAGACGATGTCTTTGACCTATTCGTCACGCTTCATGCCATTGCCGCACGTATGTTAATCGCTTTTGTCGTGCTGCATTTATTGGCTATCTTGACCTACAAACTGCGCTCAAAGCCTTTGGTTCTCGCTATGATCACAGGCAAACAAAATCAATCGTTATCCACCGCTCATTTCGGAAATGGCACTCAATTGGCTTTTTCATCAAATAGAAAAGCGTTGTTGGTGCTAATTGCGTCGGTATTAGTTACGATGGCAATAGTTGTTATGTCATAA
- a CDS encoding MarR family winged helix-turn-helix transcriptional regulator, whose amino-acid sequence MPEEFDRQNSFGWMINVIANKATKDFDLELKKHGLSIALWPTLMCLWEEEGVTQRDIAAKSKVENSTTTRTLDKLEKLELVERRADPHSRRSFRIYLTEKGKALEEVLIPIPVRLNEELMAALDAQEQQQMIGLLKKMVAAV is encoded by the coding sequence ATGCCAGAAGAGTTTGATAGACAGAATAGTTTTGGATGGATGATCAATGTGATCGCCAACAAAGCGACCAAAGATTTCGACCTTGAGTTAAAGAAACACGGCTTAAGCATCGCATTGTGGCCAACCTTGATGTGTTTATGGGAAGAAGAAGGGGTTACCCAGCGTGATATTGCGGCGAAGTCTAAAGTAGAAAACTCAACGACAACACGAACATTAGATAAGTTGGAAAAGCTTGAACTGGTAGAACGTAGAGCTGACCCACACAGCCGACGCTCTTTTAGAATCTACCTAACAGAGAAAGGTAAAGCACTTGAAGAAGTGTTAATACCCATCCCAGTTAGGTTGAATGAAGAACTGATGGCAGCGCTTGATGCACAAGAGCAACAACAGATGATCGGCTTACTTAAGAAAATGGTCGCCGCTGTCTAG